One part of the Candidatus Eisenbacteria bacterium genome encodes these proteins:
- a CDS encoding D-alanyl-D-alanine carboxypeptidase produces MTRARIAPAPAAGLAMAALVAAVVAVLMPAPADARNPRKELRKVWEAGSAGGGNWAVVVRPLGETDDDAAFEAEATLRLLPASTAKLFTAWTAAHVLPQDTTFATGWVCDCQRRAGSASLDGIFALFGGGAPGLFSRARGDSLDPDPAPGVSALDSLARMVRDWGVDSLVGEIRVENSLYRADSLGAGWQWDDLDEWYAAPVTALALDDNTEERQAGQRAAVHSPGSYAVARFREALGRAGVAFREVRGGARPGCDAPKSDTARFGELRWPPLRNVYHPMLARSQNLRAEMLLRDLGEARRRSASARSGLDVVGNALAAIGLGVPADVRLVDGSGLSRLNLATADALARVLTDAWTRARDGEQGMQALLDGLARPGQRGTLIRRFTADPWSALPAGWLRAKTGSMDGVDALAAIVQPDSERAYVVISLRNRFPETHSDAREWEERLIRVLVEE; encoded by the coding sequence ATGACCCGCGCACGGATCGCACCGGCACCTGCGGCCGGCCTTGCGATGGCTGCCCTCGTGGCCGCCGTCGTGGCTGTCCTCATGCCCGCCCCCGCAGACGCACGCAACCCGCGCAAGGAACTGCGCAAGGTGTGGGAGGCGGGCTCCGCCGGTGGAGGGAACTGGGCGGTGGTGGTCCGCCCGCTGGGCGAAACGGATGACGACGCCGCGTTCGAGGCGGAGGCCACGCTGCGCCTGCTGCCCGCCTCCACGGCGAAACTGTTCACGGCGTGGACGGCGGCGCACGTCCTGCCGCAGGACACCACCTTTGCAACCGGCTGGGTGTGCGACTGCCAGCGTCGGGCCGGGTCCGCATCCCTGGACGGGATCTTCGCGCTCTTCGGTGGGGGGGCTCCCGGCCTGTTCTCCCGCGCCCGCGGCGACTCGCTGGATCCCGACCCGGCTCCGGGGGTGTCGGCGCTGGATTCGCTGGCTCGCATGGTGCGCGACTGGGGCGTGGACTCCCTGGTGGGCGAGATCAGGGTGGAGAACTCACTCTACCGGGCCGATTCGCTCGGCGCCGGGTGGCAGTGGGACGACCTCGACGAGTGGTATGCCGCACCGGTCACCGCACTGGCGCTGGACGACAACACCGAGGAAAGGCAGGCAGGCCAGAGGGCGGCCGTCCACTCGCCCGGGTCGTACGCGGTGGCGCGCTTCCGGGAGGCGCTGGGCAGGGCTGGAGTGGCATTCCGGGAAGTTCGCGGCGGGGCCCGGCCGGGGTGCGATGCCCCCAAGAGCGACACCGCGCGGTTCGGAGAACTGCGCTGGCCGCCGCTTCGAAACGTCTACCACCCGATGCTCGCCCGCAGCCAGAACCTGCGCGCGGAGATGCTGCTGCGCGACCTGGGGGAGGCGCGGCGACGGTCGGCGTCCGCAAGGTCGGGCCTGGATGTCGTCGGCAACGCCCTCGCCGCGATCGGCCTGGGGGTTCCTGCGGATGTCCGGCTGGTGGACGGCTCCGGCCTCTCGAGGCTCAATCTCGCTACCGCCGACGCCCTGGCCCGCGTCCTCACCGACGCCTGGACCCGCGCCCGCGACGGCGAGCAAGGAATGCAGGCGCTGCTGGACGGTCTCGCCCGCCCCGGCCAGCGCGGCACACTGATCCGCCGCTTCACCGCCGACCCCTGGAGCGCGCTGCCCGCGGGCTGGCTGCGCGCCAAGACCGGGAGCATGGACGGCGTGGACGCCCTGGCCGCCATCGTCCAGCCCGATTCCGAACGCGCCTACGTTGTGATCAGCCTCCGCAATCGCTTCCCTGAAACGCACAGCGATGCCCGTGAATGGGAGGAACGCCTGATCCGGGTGCTGGTGGAGGAGTGA